Proteins encoded together in one Miscanthus floridulus cultivar M001 chromosome 16, ASM1932011v1, whole genome shotgun sequence window:
- the LOC136510630 gene encoding uncharacterized protein, with amino-acid sequence MAGGAGPGTRPCNSYDGAPRPDLGGDHLLSSAPHYRRRSSTRKPASQEGRPPSIEIIGTGSPRISQKYSREGHPHPTQLNIARLGPSDPIPSHPIPLYPSNRKLSYSLKSNHPRLVTRPIRRPLSSLPPSRRAPRSCPACLRAIPRRRGRRTLQLRRPPIGQSRSRSSPGAPRTSCGSSARAAARTTAPTPAGHRAAEIFAGHRAAAAGDEAASLLARLADAEADAADLRARTERLEREATDQDELLTALLAATSRAGDSGAGGGPLLRACDGEEEEEWARHDARGDQEQDARGEPLDNAADTTNAEALAAALYAQQRQKHDDDFYTATCTSSTCDCHDH; translated from the coding sequence ATGGCGGGCGGAGCTGGACCTGGCACTCGCCCGTGCAACAGCTACGATGGAGCTCCGCGCCCGGACCTTGGCGGTGACCACCTTCTCTCTTCTGCTCCCCACTACCGGCGTCGTTCTTCCACGCGCAAGCCCGCGTCCCAGGAGGGACGCCCCCCGTCCATTGAAATTATAGGGACAGGGTCACCCCGTATCTCACAAAAATATTCCCGCGAGGGACATCCTCACCCTACTCAACTAAATATAGCTCGTCTAGGTCCGTCCgatcccatcccatcccatcccatcccactTTATCCCTCAAACCGAAAGCTATCTTACTCACTCAAATCCAACCATCCACGCCTGGTCACTCGTCCCATCCGACGCCCCCTCTCCTCCCTTCCCCCATCGCGTCGCGCGCCCCGCTCCTGCCCGGCGTGCCTCCGGGCCATCCCTCGCCGCCGCGGACGACGAACTCTCCAGCTCCGTCGGCCTCCGATTGGCCAGAGTCGCAGTCGCTCCTCCCCCGGCGCTCCGAGGACCAGCTGCGGCAGCTCCGCGCGCGCCGCCGCGAGGACGACCGCGCCAACGCCCGCGGGCCACCGCGCCGCCGAGATCTTCGCGGGccatcgcgccgccgccgccggggacgaggccGCCTCCCTCCTTGCGCGCCtcgcagatgccgaggccgacgCCGCCGACCTGCGCGCCCGCACCGAGCGACTCGAGCGCGAGGCCACCGACCAGGACGAGCTGCTCACTGCGCTCCTTGCGGCTACCTCGCGCGCCGGGGACTCCGGCGCCGGTGGTGGGCCCCTGCTCCGCGCCTGcgacggggaggaggaggaggagtgggcCCGCCACGACGCACGTGGGGATCAGGAGCAGGACGCTCGTGGGGAGCCATTGGACAACGCCGCTGACACCACCAACGCCGAGGCGCTCGCCGCCGCGCTCTATGCTCAGCAGCGCCAGAAGCACGACGACGACTTCTACACGGCTACCTGCACCTCCTCCACCTGTGACTGCCACGATCATTAA